The Physeter macrocephalus isolate SW-GA unplaced genomic scaffold, ASM283717v5 random_841, whole genome shotgun sequence region actttttattcctttccctGGGATGACTCGAGAGATTTCATATTTAAACTCATGTAACATGTGATCCACTCCATAATTCAATTCATAAAAATCTGATCAAACCAACCTCTCTGCCTTaaccttttgtcttttaaactctTAGGGCACCCCTCTGGAGGGGAAAGGCACAGACAGACCGCGGTGCCCACCTCCCAACCCACCGTGTGGCTGCCGATGTACGTTTTCATTACCGGCTCCGCTGAAGTCTCACGTGGCCcttgctttgtttatttatttatatcttaacGAGGATACTGAATTCTTGATTAGAGTTGTAATCGTTGCCGATTCAGTAAGGAGGGGGAGTCGGATGTCAGACGGGGCTGTGTGTGCAGACGTCTACACGCAGAGAGAGTGGCACGCGGGCCCAGGCGTGCACGACCAACCCTCACTCTGTTAGACACACAGCTAATTAGGAGCAGGGTCTGCATGGGCCTCTCCTTCCCTGGGGTTGGATGGGGCTGGCGGCTGGGGACCAGTCAGTCTGCACAGCCCCGGCAGCCAGGGCGCGGACAGGTGCCAGGAACTCAGGGATATGCTCATCCCCAGATCTGCACGTGGAGGCTCTCCTctgagcccagggcagggcccccCACAGTGGCTCTGCTCTTTGAGCTTCTAACATCCTACCCCTCCGATGGAAGCGCTCCCACCCACCCGTCTACACCCTCGGAGCATCTTGCAAACCTTCTACCCGTGAGAGAGCCCGCCAGGGAGGAGACCGCAACGTCCTCTCCCCGCAGAGCCTTAAAAACCCTTCAGAGCCATCAGAAGAGATGAGAACATATGTGGGTGCAGGGGCTTGCATTCGAGAAGGGGGAGGTTTGGTTAGCGGcctgaggaggggagagagagaagagagtaaaatatcattttaaagagGAAGTGAAGGTGCAGGCATGCAAGTCTATAACGAGAAGGACAATTTATGCCCAGGCACGGGCGCAGTTTGACATGGGGATAATGAAAAAACGTAGGTCATTGTGGGTGACTTAAACCTTCAGCAGCTGAAGAAAATGTATGAAATGCAGAGGACATTACACGGTTGGCAGCCCCGCACATCTGCAGAGGGACAAGTGAAATACAGTGGGCCATTCTTTACCATAAACTATGGCTGTTGGAGATGCAGCCCAGAGAAATTGTAATTACAGTGACAAGACGAATCAGcgatatttaaatattcatgaacGAAGTCTGGGGTGATCAATCTGTCTTTATTGTCTGTGCCTTCACTCCTGTAATAAATAAGTAGCTGAAGTCCTCACCTTTCATCCCCGCAAAGCCCCCACTTTGGGTACAAAGGGAAAGATGGTTAATCCCCGCACCCCAGCCTCAGAAGGGAGGCTGCTGGGCGTGGATTCCAGGCCGGGGAAAGGCAGTTCTCCCCAAGTTTCAGATACTGGCATTTCCCGAGCGTCTCCTTAGGGTTTACTCTGTGTTGTGTGCTGAGGCTACAGGGATGAACAAGGTTTCCTTCTTGCCCTCACGGTGCTTCTAGTCTGTGGGCACGGTGGGTGTCACAGCAGATGCAACACAGCATGTCAGTTAGCAGTCTGGTAAGTATCCAGTGTCCAGATTCTGGAACCAGatctgaatcccagctcagctCCTTATTAGCTCTTTGACCTTAGGGACCATGTTTAAGCATCTCTAAAcacctcatttttctcttccgTAAGATGAGAATGATACTGTCTTTCTTGTAAGGTTGTTGTGATGATTACGTGATACGATTGATCCATGTGAAGTTCTTAGCACAGTAGCTAGCACTCAACAAATGTGGGCCATTTTGATTAGAAAGTGCCATAAAAATTGTACTACGACTACTAAAAGGACAAAACGCTGGACATTTCTTCtctctggggacagaggagaAAGTGACTCAATTTGCCTGAGCAGGGGACAGTGGGGGTAGCGCTAACGGGAAACTTCCAAACCGTGGTGACACGTGAGCTGGAGTTTGATGGGTGACTGGGAGTTCgccaaggagagaagaggaaatcaCGCAGAAAAAACGGTTGCACGAGCctgtggaggaggggaagagcaGAGGAATTTGGGGGACAGTGGGAACATTGGAGGATGTTTTTGAGGGTAGGGGAGTCAGGCTGGAATGGCTTTTGCCCCTGACCTAGAGGAAAGGAAGCTGGTCTCGAAGCCCCTGGGTCTTCTCTGCCCTCAGGGGACCTGCTTTCTGGTGGCTCTGTTCATCCCTGAACCAAACGGGCTCTCTTTACCCGAGACTGGCCCTTGAGGCGTGGATGGCCACTGGGCCACGGTAAACTATGGACACGTGTGCACAGGCGTGCTTCCTGTTGATGCTAAGGGGCTGGCAGGGGTGGAGGGTCCCTCAGTCATCTCTGGAGGTGGTGACTACAGGCAGCCTCATCCTCCCGGTGCACTGAGCCTGCCCTACTGTCCCCTAAAGAGGGGGCCGGGGGAGGCGGGGGCCTGATCCAGCCCCTTGTCCCCACAGGTGACCACCCATATGAGTGTGAGTTCTGTGGCAGCTGCTTCCGGGATGAGAGCACGCTCAAGAGCCACAAGCGCATCCACACGGGCGAGAAACCCTACGAGTGCAATGGCTGCGGCAAGAAGTTCAGCCTCAAGCACCAGCTGGAGACACACTATCGAGTGCATACAGGTACTGAGGACACACAGCAGACTCCGGGACGGGGTTGGGCAGGGGCAGGTGGGTCCGCAGAGAAGCCCTGGTGCCCATGGTCCCAGGCTGAACCGAAGAGCGGAACAGCTTCTGTTAAGGGTTAGTACGGTGACCTGAGTGCCACTTCCTCCCTGCAAGGGTGAGGCAGACTTTGCTGATCAATCACAGCACTCTTTCCAGGAGCCCAGACTAACCTTCCAGGCGGCCATACCAAGAGCTCACAGAGGATATCCATTCCTGAATCCTGAGTTGGGGCTCAGTTGGCCTGATGAGCTGAAAGTGAAGGCTAAGGTGGTTTCATGTGACTTGAGGGTTACAGTAAGAACTGGGTGACATTAAGTTAGGTTATGATGAGGGTTGGGAAAAATTGTACGTTAGATTGAGTTCGGTTCAACGATTAGAGAAGTAGTTGGATTTACTAACCCCTCTACGTGtataatattttaccatttcCAAGGGCCTTCATGTTCCTTTTCACATAAAAGAAATGTGAGCAACTGTTTTCTTGGGGCCTGAGGACAGAACAGGTGGAAGTGGTCCCGATATCGAGAGTTGCCAGAGCTGGGGGCAGTGGATGCTGGAGCCGGCCCGAGCCTGCCTGGGAAAGCCATTGTGCCCATCTCTTTCCAGCCCCGTATTCTGTGTTAGCACCTTGGTTGCTTAAAATTGGCTACAGTGGGAGGGTTCACAACGTGGccatcagcaaatgctacaaaatCAGGGCTTTttggagagccagttgttaaacacttACAGCACACTGCCAGTTGGGGGGTAGATCTTCAGAAGGACTTCCTGTGAGGGTGAGACATAGTGGAAGGTAGTGGAATGCGGCAAAGTAGGAAGGCGGGATCCCCTGATCAGGGGAAACAGCTGTCTGAGCGGAGGAATGGGGAGAGGTGATCAGACAGGTCCCGCTGGCCCAGGGGAGAGAGTGTGTtttcccgggaggggaggtggacaGAGGCTACATGTTGTCATAGCTCTGCTTTGGGCCACAAGGAGAGGATGGGGTGCTCGTTGCTGACAACTAGAGTGACCGCCAGGATTTCCCAGAGCCCCTTGTCGGAGATGTGACCTGGCGGGTGTATCATTAAGTGCGCTGGCGCTGGCTATCATAAATAGCTGGTCGATAGTTAGATCACTTTGGCTGTTCATTACTTCATTATTTGCAGGGGCCTCTGCACGCAGGAGTATCGATAGCAAGATGGCTGGCCAGTTAATTACTGTATCAGAACAAGGTTCCCTCACATCCTCTGCTCAGCTCCAGGGGCCTGTAACAGAGGGTGGGCCTGTCGCAGCTTGGGTGTGGCCATGCGCTCCCAGGttctctgtccctcccccatTCTGGCCTCAGAGGGGAAGGCAGGGTCCAGGGCAGGCTCTAGAGCCTCAGAGGAGTTGCCATTCCCAGGTGTAGCATGTTTGCAGGATGGGGTCCCCTCAGTTTTAGCCCACCTGTGTTCCCCACCATCTGTAGCCCTGTAAGGACTCCATCCCCTTGCTCCCCTGGAAGGAACTGTGTGCTGAAGAGCCATCCCTAAGCATCTGAGAGGCCTCGCGGGCCCTTTTCTAgacctccctttcctttcttagGAAGGGGAGAGTCCGTGCCCCTGAGAGAGTTAAGAATAAGTCCAGGGGCTGGAGCTGGCCCACATCATGGCCACTAGCTACCTGTGGCTATTTACGTTAGTTACAGTGAACAAGATTGAGAATGTAATCCattggaaactaacacaccattgtaaatcagctatacttcaattaaaaaagaagaaaaaaaagaatgtatttccCAGTTGCACTCAGGAGCCAGACGTGACTCGCGGCTGCCACACTGGATGGTGCATCCATTGCCGTGGAGAGTgctgacctagagggatgggagtCTCCAGCAAGCCCGAGGGGGCACTGAGGGTGCAGAACATCCCTGGGGCGGCTCTCACAGCCCCCTCTCTCTGTCCTGgccttctcctgccctccccccacaggTGAGAAGCCCTTTGAGTGTAAGCTGTGCCACCAGCGTTCCCGGGACTACTCGGCCATGATCAAGCACCTGCGAACGCACAACGGCGCCTCGCCCTACCAGTGCACCATCTGCACGGAGTACTGCCCCAGCCTGTCCTCCATGCAGAAGCACATGAAGGGCCACAAGCCCGAGGAGATCCCGCCCGACTGGAGGATAGAGAAGACTTACCTCTACCTGTGCTACGTGTGAGGCGCCTGCGGCGGGGGCAGCGGGGGGGCAAGAGGAGCAGAGATGGAGCGGGATACAGTCCAGGAGGACCGTgcaagaaaacacaacaaaaaacaaacaagcaaaaaacaacaaagaaaaaagagagagcgagGGAAAAGGAAACCTGGGAGCTGTCGGGCTCTGGGTTCTTTCTGGGGCTCCAGGTGACCTGGATGCCTGGCTGAGCCCCTCCCCTCGGGCCTCCATCCCTCCTTTCCTGGCTGGAGCTTGGCCTGCTCTTCttggatgggggtggaggggcttTTGTTCAGCTCGGATGGTGGGatgctcttctctcccctccacccagaTCCTCCTTTTGTGTCCGGAAATGGAGACTAGAAGGGGGGAGGGCTCCTCCAGTCAGAGCCAAACCACGTCTGCCTGCCATGCTCTCACTGACGCCTCGGGAGGTGGGGGCTGAGGAatgggtgggctgggggtgcaggAAGGGGGCCTGCAGATGCTGGGGCTGGGCGGGCTCACTGGCTGACACAGACGACGGCAGCTCTAGCTTGCTGGGGGCAGGCTGGGCCGGGAGGGGTTCTCCTGCCCTTCCCGTCGCTCAGTTCATCTGTTGCTTTCTTCTGCTCCGCCATACCTGGGTGCCCCTTCATGGTCTTCATGAGCCTCAGggctctcagcccctcccccagctcctggctgcCTGGCTCCCCTTGACTCCAGTCCCCCATGGATCCGGgtgtctccctcctcctccagctccctgtTGGGGAAGCtgtgtctgactccagagcccctcCTTGCACTCTTAGCTTTCTGAGAACGCAGAGGAAGTAAATGGAATGGCCCATCCCAGTCCAGCCCTGTCCTAAGCCAGATTCCTGCTGAGCTGCTTTTGcttccaaaatggaaaaaaggaaacaactaaATACACACTATCCCacccaacaaacacacacaaacacaaaccccCTACGGCCCTCCTTCAGCCCCTAGGAGGAGGAATCCATCAAAGGGCTCATTGCCCATGGAGGGATGTGAATGTCCTTCTCCAGAGGTGCCCTACACCTGGAGGGGGACCCCTGCCCCGGGAGGGTGTCGGTGAGTCGTGCTGGGGACCCTTTGAACACACGAGACCCCAGACCTGGTGAGCTCCGTGGGAAAACACAGGTCCAAAGGGCGGTACAGAATTCCTGGCTCCCAGGGCCCCCCAGTCCacggggaggaggtggaggaggaggagttgaGAGTGCTTTGCCTCGTGttatgttttgcttcttttctgtgtCCTCTGTTCACCTGTTAGCACATTGTACTTGAATTACCTCAGTTTTTTGTGACCTCATGAGCTTTTTTGACCCCTGCCTGTATCTCTTTTTTGGTTGGGGGTTGGAAGGATGGGGAGAGcgttcttttctgtttcttgtgtAAGTTAATGGCGAGTTTAATAGGCTTCAGCTGGCCAAGGCCATCCCCGTGTCCCCTAGCAGTGAGCCTCCCAGCTGGAGGGAGCTGTGCGGAAGGAGCTGAGTACTCAGGATCTGGATGGGAGGCCGGGGCGGAAGGTGGGTGCCTGCTGGGGACGGGGACGGACGGGGTGCTGGGGGCACAGCAGAATCACAGCCGGCTCGGCCCAGGCGTGATGTCATCCTGCCTAAAACACTCTGCAGAGAATCCCACCTTTCTTAACAGTTTGCTGGGTCATCCGGGTCCGGGGCCCTGTGTTCTTCAGATCCCTGCAAAGGCGTGACCCCACCTCTGTGTGCATTATCATTGCCCAAACTGGTCTCTTTTCAGGGCTGGCTGGGGACAAGCCGGCCTGTGTGTTGTTGCGATGGGGCGGGGGTGTTGTTTTTCTAAAAGCTACCTCTTATGTTTGTCCAGTTCTTTTGTTCCCTTCATGCCTCCCATCATGCTGCTCTGCTTCCCCCCacttctcccagcctcccctccctgaATTTTTGGAAAGCACATTTGCAATATTTGTGTTCGCTTTGGGACGGGTCTTCCCGTTTCATCTCATGCTTTATTTGTAAGAGttgtgggttgttgttttttttttttttctctttcctttctctctctgagaaaGTTGTGGCTGCGTTTTTATCTTAggttttaaaaagtggtttagGGAAGCGGTTTTGGGGAGAAGCGTTGTGAGGCATACAGGGAAGTCGGAGGGATGGGTGCTGCTGTGACCACCCCCCCCGTCCCTCGGCCccatccctcctgccctcccctgtAATCTCGCCCACCAAATCTGAAGGCCTTAAAAGTTGTGTGTTGGGGGGATTTGGACTGGGGGGACTGGGTCACTAGACTGTTGATTGGGGATGATAATGTATGGAGGATGCTATTTTGCAACTATAATAATGACTTAGtgctttggaaaggaaaaaaaaaaagttaaacttgaAATGTGTAACTAGAGCAGTTGTCATGTTTATAATGTGAAAAGAGTGGAAtcattgggggaggggcagtctgTAAGAAATCTGTGTGCACTATTGCTGCCTCCCCCAATCTGGGAAGAAGAGGGGACAGGCTGGCCCTCAGGGGATCTGTAAATCCCAGAAAACAGTATTTGAACAGCAAGATGTCATTCAATTTtggtggggaaggaaaaaaagaaaaatcaaactattCCATAGACCTAGCTGACCCCTCTCCGTCTCC contains the following coding sequences:
- the LOC114485240 gene encoding zinc finger and BTB domain-containing protein 16-like, translating into MSVSSLAASSSRCTEPALLSPKEGAGGGGGLIQPLVPTGDHPYECEFCGSCFRDESTLKSHKRIHTGEKPYECNGCGKKFSLKHQLETHYRVHTGEKPFECKLCHQRSRDYSAMIKHLRTHNGASPYQCTICTEYCPSLSSMQKHMKGHKPEEIPPDWRIEKTYLYLCYV